The proteins below come from a single Psychrobacter sp. FDAARGOS_221 genomic window:
- the prfB gene encoding peptide chain release factor 2 (programmed frameshift): MEINQYQEQIKDLTTRAQDLRRYLDFDGKSERLEEVNLEMESPDLWNDPERATKISKEKSQLDGVINTITGLETSLEDAAAMLELAVEAEDESLLADVQSELDAAQAQVDDLEFKRMFDGEMDANNCFVDIQSGSGGTEAQDWAEMLLRMYTRWCESHGFKVDIIEVSAGSVAGVKSASFKVSGDYAFGWLRTETGVHRLVRKSPFDSNNGRHTSFAAVFVSPEIDDDIEIDINPADLRIDTYRSSGAGGQHVNTTDSAVRITHEPTGVVAQCQNERSQHGNKATAMKMLRAKLYELEMQKRMEKQQAVEDNKSDVGWGSQIRSYVLDDSRIKDLRTGVETFNTGAVLDGDLDQFITASLKAGL; the protein is encoded by the exons ATGGAAATTAACCAATATCAAGAACAAATTAAAGACCTAACCACACGAGCTCAGGACCTACGGAGGTACCTT GACTTTGATGGCAAATCTGAACGCCTAGAAGAAGTCAATCTTGAGATGGAGTCGCCAGACTTATGGAATGATCCAGAGCGAGCGACCAAAATCAGTAAAGAAAAAAGTCAGCTAGATGGTGTGATTAATACCATTACTGGGCTTGAAACTAGTCTGGAAGATGCGGCAGCGATGCTTGAATTAGCGGTTGAAGCAGAGGACGAGTCACTGTTGGCCGATGTCCAAAGTGAGTTAGACGCCGCGCAAGCACAGGTCGATGATCTTGAGTTCAAACGTATGTTTGACGGTGAAATGGATGCCAATAACTGCTTCGTTGATATTCAATCGGGCAGTGGTGGTACTGAAGCACAAGACTGGGCAGAAATGCTACTGCGCATGTACACCCGTTGGTGCGAGTCGCATGGCTTTAAGGTTGATATTATAGAAGTGTCCGCAGGTAGTGTGGCTGGCGTGAAGTCGGCCTCATTTAAGGTCAGCGGTGATTATGCCTTTGGTTGGTTACGTACTGAAACCGGGGTGCATCGCTTAGTGCGCAAATCTCCTTTTGATAGCAATAATGGCCGCCATACCTCGTTTGCAGCGGTATTTGTGTCGCCTGAAATTGATGATGATATTGAGATTGATATCAATCCAGCTGACTTACGCATCGATACCTATCGCTCGAGTGGGGCCGGTGGTCAGCACGTTAATACCACCGATTCAGCGGTACGTATTACGCATGAGCCAACCGGTGTGGTGGCACAGTGTCAAAATGAACGCAGCCAACATGGTAACAAAGCCACGGCAATGAAGATGCTACGTGCAAAACTGTACGAGCTTGAGATGCAAAAGCGCATGGAAAAGCAGCAAGCAGTTGAGGACAATAAGTCGGATGTGGGCTGGGGCAGTCAAATTCGCTCTTATGTGCTTGATGATTCGCGTATTAAAGACTTGCGTACTGGGGTTGAGACCTTTAACACGGGCGCGGTACTTGATGGTGACTTAGATCAATTTATTACCGCCAGTCTTAAGGCTGGGCTGTAG
- a CDS encoding DoxX family protein produces MSKVLFSSLSRFEPYVLAILRIVTAYAYLLNGTTKLFGIPVSEHPMPELFSFMWMGSVLEVVLGVMLLVGFQTRLAAFISSGMMAVAYFGFHAQLDNFWLPLNNEGEAAVLYCFIFLYLWVRGSGAWAFDKETYLPVHSDAHLSNKR; encoded by the coding sequence ATGAGTAAAGTATTATTTAGTTCTTTATCTCGGTTTGAGCCTTATGTGCTAGCCATCTTACGTATTGTGACAGCGTATGCCTATTTACTAAACGGTACCACCAAGCTATTTGGTATTCCTGTTAGTGAGCATCCAATGCCTGAGCTGTTCTCATTTATGTGGATGGGCAGTGTGTTAGAGGTTGTGTTAGGGGTTATGTTGTTGGTCGGCTTTCAAACACGTTTGGCTGCCTTTATTAGTTCAGGTATGATGGCTGTGGCCTATTTTGGTTTTCATGCTCAGTTAGATAATTTTTGGTTACCTTTAAACAATGAAGGTGAGGCGGCTGTATTATATTGCTTTATTTTCTTATATTTATGGGTGCGTGGTAGTGGTGCTTGGGCTTTTGATAAAGAAACCTATTTGCCTGTTCATTCAGATGCTCATTTGTCTAATAAACGCTAA
- a CDS encoding Cof-type HAD-IIB family hydrolase yields the protein MTTQTNLPTFIPKIIFFDIDDTLSRGGEIAPHNEATLIELAKTDVKLAIATGRSKSIIPADIMALLERDVFDAIVCTNGQYNFDKKGVISHYPLTLEQATKIDTLCRQDHLVHKFDSAQHLAWANDNERIRAFAAENPSAIIDPGYFKHHQVYQCSVFFNDEVEKMQDVDFAADGLKLVHWHHVGGDILPIEASKARGVQDVCNYFGIDVSEAMAIGDGFNDLEMFDLVGYSVAMGDGQPALQQKADFITGSIEEQGVQTALQHLLD from the coding sequence ATGACAACTCAAACCAATCTTCCTACTTTTATACCAAAAATTATCTTTTTTGATATTGACGATACCTTAAGTCGTGGCGGCGAGATTGCACCCCATAATGAAGCGACTTTGATTGAACTGGCTAAAACCGATGTAAAACTAGCCATTGCCACTGGACGTTCAAAATCTATCATACCGGCAGATATCATGGCACTGCTTGAACGTGATGTGTTTGATGCCATTGTCTGCACCAATGGACAATATAACTTTGATAAAAAAGGCGTCATCAGCCACTATCCATTAACTCTAGAGCAAGCAACCAAAATAGATACATTATGCCGACAAGACCATCTTGTGCATAAGTTTGACTCAGCACAGCACTTGGCATGGGCCAATGATAATGAGCGTATTCGTGCTTTTGCTGCCGAAAATCCTAGCGCCATTATTGACCCTGGATATTTTAAACACCATCAAGTGTATCAGTGCTCGGTGTTTTTCAATGATGAAGTCGAAAAAATGCAGGACGTTGATTTTGCTGCTGATGGATTAAAGTTGGTACATTGGCATCATGTTGGCGGTGATATTTTGCCAATTGAAGCATCCAAAGCCCGTGGTGTGCAGGACGTTTGTAATTACTTTGGTATAGATGTCAGTGAGGCGATGGCCATTGGCGATGGCTTTAATGATTTAGAGATGTTTGATTTGGTTGGCTATAGCGTGGCAATGGGAGATGGCCAGCCAGCACTGCAACAAAAAGCGGACTTTATTACTGGCTCCATTGAAGAGCAAGGTGTTCAAACTGCATTACAACACTTACTTGACTGA
- a CDS encoding Replicative DNA helicase, with product MINTKIYKQIYLLAEELLAADQAQDQPQFDALYDELKALCNTHENTDKDHPEQWETLADFTSDLDLALALYDKALVKAEAVNSKDHMASIAFSKAELQQQLGELQAAIESLQYAKQHANKIEDKEFKVEIDDKLQALLKMV from the coding sequence ATGATTAATACTAAAATTTATAAACAAATATATTTACTGGCAGAAGAATTGCTAGCCGCTGACCAAGCGCAAGACCAACCGCAGTTCGATGCGTTATATGACGAGCTGAAAGCGCTATGTAACACCCATGAAAATACTGACAAAGATCATCCAGAGCAGTGGGAAACCTTGGCTGACTTTACCTCAGACTTGGATTTAGCATTGGCACTATATGACAAAGCGCTGGTCAAAGCTGAGGCAGTCAACTCCAAGGACCATATGGCATCGATTGCCTTTTCAAAAGCTGAGCTACAGCAGCAGTTAGGTGAGTTACAAGCGGCGATAGAAAGCCTGCAATATGCCAAACAACACGCCAATAAAATCGAAGATAAAGAGTTTAAAGTCGAA